A region of the Streptococcus oralis Uo5 genome:
TATCAATAATGGCCGAATCTGCATTTACCAAATAACGTTCATCAAATTGACGGAGTTCATCTAGTGAATCAAATTCTTTAACAATATCCGCTGAATAGTGACGAGCTTCTAAAAGGAGTTCCTTGACATGCCGACTATAATAATCCTCCCAAAGCTGTTCCCGATAAGGTTCGTGCTTAAACTCGTTTTCTAAAATTTCCTTGAATTTCTCGCTAAATGCACGGTCGAAATAAACGTGCCCCACCATTGCCCAAGTATTTTTTCCACCAATCTGGATATCAATGATGGTGTGATTCGAATCCTCTATAGCACAATATTCGTCTGTTTGACCTTCTGCAAATATCGTCGAGTAGTAACCCCTATAAATATATTGCTCAAACGGATTTTCCACAAAATAATTATCCGATGAACAAATATAAGTGTTGGAAAGTTGATCTTTAACCAACATAAGAGACGAACAGTTATTGTATTTGTAGTAATTATTATTCACTACAATTTTTACACCAAACTTCTCTGCAAGATAGAACATTTTTTCTTGTAGATAGCCTACGATAACGGTTATATCTTCTATTCCTGCTTCTTGAAGTTGTCTGATTTCCCTCTCTATCAAGCGTTCCCCCTTGACTTGAAGCAATCCTTTAGGAATTTCATAAGACAAAGGAGCAAAACGGCTACTCATGCCAGCAGCCATTATAATAGCATTTTCTACTCGATAGGGTTCTAAAACTTCCTGGCCTAGTTCTGTTAAGTGATGCTCCTCATCAACCCACTTCTCTTCTTTCAGTTTTTTCAATAATGTGTTAATTGTTCCCAAAGATAGATCTAACTCTTCAGCTAACTGTCTCTGAGTAAATGTCTTTTCTTTATGTGTCAACATAAAACGCAAAAGTTTAAATTGTTTTTCTGTTACCATTTCTCAGTCCTCCTGTTCAATTTTTTCTTACTCATATTATAATATGAACAAAAATAACTGTCAATTCAAATAGGGAAACAATTAGTAAAAATTAAGACCTTCTTCCCCTTTCTCAAAAAACATATACATAAAAGAGCTCCTTATTCTGGAGCCCTGAAATATTTTATATTTTTGATAAGTAGTCGTATTAGGTTTCGCTTGGTTGCAATCCTTATCTGCCGACTAAAAGGGTCCCCCGGACTATAGAGGGATTGCGTGCGCAATCTCCGTCCGCAACCTAAACTAGGCTCCCAGACTAGAGGAGAATTTCTTGCGCAATCCTCATCTGGCGACTAAAACAATCCACTGGATTGGATGATTACTTACGTAATCCTTATCTGCCGGCTAAAAAGGTCACTCGGACTATAGAGGGATTGCGTGCGCAATCTCCATCCACAACCTAAACTAGTCTTCCAGACTAGAGGAAAATTTCTTGCGCAATCCTTATCTGACGACTAAAACAATCCACTGGATTGTTTTAGCCACCTAGATATGCTTTTCTGACTTCATCTGATGCTGCGAGTTCTTTTCCTGTTCCTGATAGGACAATCTTTCCTGTTTCAAGTACATAACCACGGTCAGAGATAGCGAGGGCCTTGTTAGCGTTCTGTTCAATTAGGAGAACCGTTGTTCCTTGCTTCTGAATATCTTGAATGATATCAAAAATTTCCTGGATAAAGATTGGGGCAAGTCCCATTGACGGCTCATCCAAGAGAAGGAGCTTAGGTGTAGACATGAGAGCGCGTCCCATAGCCAGCATCTGCTGTTCACCACCTGAAAGAGTTGCCGCATCTTGGTTTTTACGTTCTTCCAGACGAGGGAAACGTGAAAAGACTTTTTTCAAGTTGGCTTGATTTTCTTCACGATTTTTCTTTAAAAAGGCTCCCATTTCTAAGTTTTCCATAACAGTCAAACCTGGGAAAACATGGCGTCCTTCAGGAACTTGTGAAAGGCCACCTGCTACAATTTTTTGAGCTGGCAACTTTTGAATTTCTTTTCCTAAAAACTGAATTTTACCAGCACTTGGACGAACCAAACCTGAAAGGGTACGAAGAATGGTTGTTTTACCAGCACCATTGGCACCAATCAAGGAAACAACTTCACCTTCATTAACCTCGAAACTTACATCACGAACTGCTTGGATCATACCGTAATGCACAGAGAGGTTTTCAACTTTTAACATAGACATTAGGCTTCACCTCCTAGATAAGCTTCGATAACGCGTTTGTTGTTCTTGATCTCATCCGGAGTCCCATGAGCAATCAACCGACCATATTCAAGAACATAGATACGCTCAGTGACTTCCATAACCAAATTCATGTCGTGTTCGATGAGCATGATGGTAATTTTAAATTCATCTTTGATACGACGGATCAATTCTGTCAATTCAGCTGTTTCTTGAGGATTCATCCCAGCTGCAGGTTCATCCAAAAAGAGGATTTTAGGTTCTGTTGCCAGAGCACGAACGATTTCCAATCGACGTTGTTGGCCATAGGCTAGATTCTTCGCAAGAGTATCTGCGTCACCATCCAAATCAAAAATCTTCAGCAAGTCCAAAGCTTTGCTTTTTAATTCTTCCTCATTCTTATAAAAAGCTGGTAAACGTAGAAAGCTTGCAAGGACATGTTGTTTATGATGATTGCTAAACGCAATCAAAACATTTTCCAAAACTGTCAGGTCCTTGAACAAACGAATATTTTGGAAAGTACGACTGAGTCCAAGTGAAGCAATCTTATAGGGAGTTTTCCCATTTAGGAGGTGACCATCTAGTGTCACAGTACCTTCGCTTGGTTCATAAACACCAGTCAAGAGATTGAAAAGGGTTGTTTTACCAGCCCCGTTTGGTCCAATCAGACCAACCAATTCTCCCTCGTTCAATTCAAGAGTGACATCTCCAACAGCTGTTAGACCGCCAAAATGTTTGGTTAACTGTTTAACTTCAAGTAATGCCATTAGTTTTGTCCCTCCTTCTTCGATTTTTTAAAGAAACGTGATAGACTCAATTCCCATGTCCCAAGAAGTCCACCTGGTCTGAAAATCATCACCAATACAAGAGCCAAGGCGTAGATGATCATACGTACGCTAGCTACATCTTGAAGGAGCATATTTAAAATTCCTAAAACAATCGCTGAAACGATGGTACCAGTAATAGATCCAAGTCCACCAAATACAACGATAATCAACACATTGATGGAATTAATAAAGGTGTAATCTTTTGGCACAACAGATCCGATAAAACCAGCCTGAAGTGAACCAGCAATACTTGCTGTAATGGCACCAAAGACAAAAGCGATAATCTTGATCTTTGTAGTGTTTACTCCAACGGATTCAGCAGCAATCTCATCCTCACGAACAGATAGAGTAGAGCGTCCAATTGGACTACGTAAGAAGTTGAGAGTTGCAATAGTTGTGATCACCACAAATAGATAAACCATTTGCCAGTTGGTAAAGTTTGGAATACCCAAGATACCAGCGGCACCGTTGGTCAAACTTCCACCATTAATGATAAAGATACGAATGATTTCTGAAACACCTAGTGTCGCAACAGCCAGGTAGTCACCCTTTAAACGGAGTGTTGGAATCCCAACGAGCAAGGCGACTGCACCAGAAATCAAGGCGCCCAAGGCCATTGCTCCAAAGAAGGCACCATAGGTTGGTGATTTTGAACCAATAATCGCTGCTGCATAGGCCCCAATCGCCATAAAACCTGCATGACCAAGTGAGAATTGTCCTGAAAAACCAACGATTAAGTTCAAGCCTACTGCAAGGATGATATTAATCCCAATTTGTTCTAAAATTTGGACATGGAATAGATTGAGAACACCAGCAGAAACCAGTACACTAATCAATCCATAACCCGCTAACAGAAGGAATAACCAGAGAATATTTACTTTAAGATTTGTCTTCATTGTTTACACCTTCTCTTTCACATTCTTACCAAGGATACCTGCAGGTCGAACAATCAGAATCAAAAGCAAGATACCATATACGATAGCATCACGGAAATCAGACATACCGAAGGCAGTAGCAAATGTTTCCAACAAACCAATCACAAATCCACCTAGAGCTGCACCAGGAATAATCCCGATACCACCAAGTACGGCCGCAACGAATGATTTTAGACCTGGAGTCACACCCATCAAAGGTTCCAGAGAGTTGTAGTAAAGGGCAATGAGGACACCTGCTGCACCAGCAAGAGCTGAACCCAAAGCAAAGGTAAAGCTGATTGTGCGATTTACATTAATTCCCATCAATTGAGCTGCGTCACTATCAACTGATACCGCACGCATGGCTTTCCCCATTTTTGTTTTTTGGACGATCAATTGCAATAAAACCATCAAGAATATAGAAACTGCTAAAATCATCAATTGAACATTTGTCAAGCTAATTGGTCCCAAGTCAAAGCGGACTGTTTCAATTGCTTGAGGAAAGGCACGAGTATTGGCACCTACTAGATAAACCATTCCGTATTCCAGTAGGAAAGAGACTCCGATGGCAGTAATCAATACAGCAATACGTGTAGAGTGTCGCAAAGGACGGTAGGCAAGAAACTCAATCACAACACCAAGTAGTGCAGTTCCAGCCATTGAAATAATTAAAGCTAAAAAGAAATCCATTTGGAAAGAATTAATCAAAAAGTAACCAATAAAGGCACCCATCATGTAAATATCGCCATGGGCGAAGTTGATGAGTTTGATAATTCCATAAACCATGGTATAACCCAGAGCTAACAGTGCATAAACACTACCCAGAATTAGACCATTCACAAGTTGTTGGAGCATAGCATTCACTCTTTTCTATCGTAATTTTTTAGAAAATTTCATTATTTTCACAAGTTCATAAACACCGAAACAGGGAGTGAGTCAAAGGCTCATTCCCCATTTCAATTACTATTCTAATGTTATGGTTTTACAACTTCTGCTTCTTCAACTTTACCATTGTTCATGGTCATCATGTAAGCAGTTTTCACTGTATTGTGGTCAGCATCAAAGCTTGTTTGACCAGTTACACCATCAAAATCTTTGGTTTTAGCAAGGTTGTCCTTGATTTCACCTGAGTTTTTAGCACCTTTTGCAGCATTTGCTACTAGGTAAACTGAGTCATAGGCTAAAGCTGAGAATGTTGAAGGCTCTTCGTTGTATTTAGCACGGTATGCTTCAAGGAAAGCTTTAGCTTTTGCAGAAACATCAACTGTAGTTGAGAATCCTGAGATGAAGTAAATGTTTGATGCTCTTTCAGCAGTTGCTTGTTGAACAAATTCTTCACCGTTAAATCCATCACCACCAACGATTGGTTTATCAATTCCCATACCACGTGCTTGGTTTACAATTTTACCAGCTTCAGTGTAGTAACCTGGAACAACGATAGCGTCAAACTCTTTCCCTTTCATTTTAGTAAGGGCTGCTTGGAAGTCAGTATCACCTGCTACAAACGTTTCATCTGCTACAATTTCACCCTTATAGGCTTCGCGGAAAGATTTAGCAATACCTTTAGCATAGTCACTAGCGTTGTCAGTATAAAGAATAACCTTCTTGGCATTCAATTTATTTGTTACATAGTTAGAAATAATCTTCCCTTGGAAGCTATCTTGGAATGTTCCGATAAATAGGTAATCTTGACCTTTAGTCAAACCGTCTTGAGTAGCACTTGGTGAAATCAATGGCACTCCAGCTTTAGTAGCATTAGGTACGGCTGCAGCAGTTGCACCAGATGTCGCAGGTCCTACAATAGCTGCTACTTTTGATTGGGTAACAAGGTTTGTTGTAACAGAAGCTGCTTCAGCAGTTTCTGACTTGTTGTCTTTGTCTACAACTTCGATTTGTTTTCCATCAATTCCACCTGCAGCGTTGATTTCGTCTACAGCAAGCTGGGCACCTTTTTGTTCAGCTGTACCGTAAGCTGCCACAGCACCTGTCTCCTCAAAGTTAAAACCGATTTTAATTGTTTTTTCGTCTACTGGATTTCCAGTTGTGTTTGACGCTCCTGACTTGACCTCTCCACATGCAGCAAGAAGAGCCACACTAGCAAGAGCCACAAAAGATAGGGCAAATTTTTTCTTCATTTTTAATCTCCTTATAGTTGTTTCAAAAATTGTATGTTAAGAATATACCGAATTATCAGAAAATTGTCAATGTATTTGTTTAACTTTTTAAATGATAACGTTTTCTTAGTTACGATAGAGATTGCCAACGAAGGGAGTTTCTAGCTCTTGAATATGGCAACGTCTAATTTTCTTGATATATCTTTCCTTACCTAATCTCTCAACTAAGTCATCTAACTCCACAGTTTGAACATAGAGCTGCAAATAACGATGTTTTTTGGAATGGTAACAGATATCACCGTATTCCTGAATTTTTTTTGCATCTCGATTATAGTAGAGATAGATAATTAATCCTGATCGATTTGTTTTTTCAAACATGAGGAATCCTCTTTCTAAGAAATCTTCCCCTATTATACCAAAAAAAGCAAACTCCGTCGAGTTTGCTTTCTAAGTTGCTTAGCTTAACGAATTGTTGGCCATAATTTCATCAATAAAGCCATATTCAAGCGTTTCTTGGGCACTCATCCAGTAATCACGTTCCGCATCTGCATGAATTTGCTCAACTGATTTACCAGAGTTATCTGCAAGGATTTGCTCCAAAGTCTTACGAGTTTTAAGCAAGTGCTCTGCAGCGATTGCCATATCGGTTTGTTGGGTACCACCACCTGTACCACCCATTGGTTGGTGAATCATGTACTCTGCATTTGGAAGCATGAAACGTTTGCCTTTTGCACCGCTTGATGCGATGACAGTACCCATAGATGCAGCCATCCCCATAACGATAGTTTGGACATCTGCCTTGATAAAGTTCATGGTATCAACGATTGCCAAACCAGCTGAAACAGATCCTCCAGGTGTGTTGACATAAAGATAAATATCTTTTGTGCTATCTTGGGCATCCAAGAAAAGTAATTGGGCAATAACGGAGTTGGCCATGTTGTCTTCAACTGGACCTGTTAGCATGATAATGCGGTCTTTCAGAAGACGAGAGTAAATATCATAGGAACGTTCTCCACGGCTTGTTTGTTCAATAACTACAGGAATCATTCATTTCTCCTTTTAATGTTGAATTTTCTTAGTCTTACGACTCAATACAGAACTATTATATCTTTTTGGTCAAAAAAGGTCAAATCTTTGCTCTATTACCTAAACAGAAACAAAAACTCAACCTCCTTTCAAGTCAAAAACGAACTTCTAGTTTCAATATTTACTTTGGAATTTTATTTCGTACCAAACAAGCGGTCTCCAGCATCTCCAAGACCTGGAACGATATAACCGTGTTCGTTCAAGCGTTCATCCAAGGCCGCAGTAAAAATTTCTACATCTGGGTGTGCTTCTTGAAGGGCTTTCACTCCTTCCGGAGCAGATACTAGGCAGACAAACTTGATATTTGAAGCACCACGTTTTTTAAGGGAATCTACTGCCAAGATTGCTGAGCCACCTGTTGCCAACATTGGATCAACGACAAAAATCTGACGTTGGTCAATATCCTCAGGTAATTTCACCAAGTATTCAACTGGTTGAAGGGTTTCTTCATCACGGTACATACCGATATGACCAACTTTGGCTGCAGGAACCAAGCTCAAGAGGCCATCTACCATCCCGATACCTGCACGCAATATTGGGACAATCGCCAATTTTTTCCCAGCCAATTGTTTTTGAACGGTCTTTGTGATAGGTGTTTCGATTTCCACATCTTCAAGTGGAAGATCACGAAGTACTTCATATCCCATCAACATTGCGATCTCATCTACTAGCTCACGGAAAGCTTTTGTGGAAGTGTCTGTACGACGCAAAATAGACAACTTGTGTTGAATGAGTGGATGATTAATGACTTCAATTTTTCCCATTTTCTGAGTTCCTTCTTTCAATTTATTCTTCTTATTATATCAAAAAACGGTTTAAAAAGCTTTCTAAACCATTTATTTTAATTAATTTTTAAATCAAATCTGCCTCTTGAAGAGCTGTCTGAACAGTCTCAAGTGGTAAATAAGTTAACTCGATGCCTTTTTCTTGATAGAGGTATTTGGCATAGTCGTCCATACGGTACTGGTTGATATAAACCACGCGCTTGCAACCAACTTGAAGCAGTTGTTTGGTGCAGTTCAGACAAGGGAAATGGGTCACATAGGCTGTAAATCCTCTTGGAACCCCCCGTTCAGCCCCCTGGAGAATAGCATTAACCTCAGCGTGAAGTGTTCGAACACAGTGACCTTCAATGACTAAACAGTCGTGATCGATACAGTGCTCCGTTCCTGATACGGAACCATTGTAGCCTGTTGAAATCACCTTATTATCCTTAACTAGAACAGCTCCCACCTTGGCGCGTTTGCAGGTCGAACGATTGGCAATCAGTAAGGCCTGGGCAGCAAAGTACTCATCCCAAGCCAGTCTTTTTTCTGTCATAATTCTTCTCCTTATCTCCTATTTTTTGAAAAATGGCAAGCGTAAATCTGCAATCTTTTCAGCCGGAACCTTCATGCCATCCTTGATCCATTTGAGCAAAACCGATACGATGGCAGAACTCCAAAAGGAATGAAGGTAGCTGCTAACGCCTTTTGATTTTCCGTGGTATTTTTCCAGAAATTCCTGCATGGCTTGGACGAAAATCTTTTCCAAGTGGTAGTCCAGGGCAAGTTGGATAACCTTGGCTTCTTTCTTGGCTGCGCGGAAAAGGTGTACCCAGACCAGATAAAGGTCTGTTTTGACATCGTAGTGGCTCAACTGTTCCATAATGTTATGGACACTGCGTTTAAAGACGCTTTCCAAAATTTCTTCTTTAGAGTCATAGTTACGATAGAAGGCGGCACGAGAGACGCCCGCTCGTTTGACCAGCTCCGAAATGCTGATCTTGGCCAAATCTTTTTTCTCTAGAAGTTGCAAAAGAGCCGTCTCGATTGCTTCTCTGGTTAAAAAATTGGATTCTTGATTTGATTTTCTGAGATTTTCAAGAGATTTTTCAGATATTTTACGTTCAGACATAACAATTTCTTTCTACTTGTGACAACAGAGAGGTGGTACTTTTGTTTCAAGGGCTTTCATGATATAATTGTAAAAAAAGACAGAACCTTTGTCAATGTATAAGTGACAAAGATGGAGAATTTCTATGACTTGGAAGATTGTAGCTGACTCTGGTTGTGATTATCGTCAACTGCCTACCCTTGCTATCGATACTGAATTTGTGAGTGTTCCTTTAACCATTCAAGTAGCTGATCAGGTCTTTATTGATGATGCCAATCTCGACATTAACCACATGATGGAAACCATGTATGCGACTTCTGAGGCTTCAAAATCAGCCTGTCCTAGCCCTGATGATTACCTGCGTGCATTTGAAGGTGCTAAGCATATCTTTGTCGTTACCATTACTGGTACTCTTTCAGGTAGCCATAATAGTGCACAGCTCGCTAAGAATATCTATCTTGAAGAACACCCTGACACTCAGATTCATGTGATTGATAGTTTATCTGCTGGTGGGGAAGTTGACCTAATTGTCGAAAAAATCAATGACTTGATTGATCAAGGACTTTCTTTTGAGAAAATTGTTGAAGCTATTACTGCCTACCAAGAAAAAACGAAGTTGCTCTTTGTCCTCGCTAAGGTTGATAACTTGGTAAAAAATGGTCGTTTAAGCAAGC
Encoded here:
- a CDS encoding phosphotransferase, with the protein product MVTEKQFKLLRFMLTHKEKTFTQRQLAEELDLSLGTINTLLKKLKEEKWVDEEHHLTELGQEVLEPYRVENAIIMAAGMSSRFAPLSYEIPKGLLQVKGERLIEREIRQLQEAGIEDITVIVGYLQEKMFYLAEKFGVKIVVNNNYYKYNNCSSLMLVKDQLSNTYICSSDNYFVENPFEQYIYRGYYSTIFAEGQTDEYCAIEDSNHTIIDIQIGGKNTWAMVGHVYFDRAFSEKFKEILENEFKHEPYREQLWEDYYSRHVKELLLEARHYSADIVKEFDSLDELRQFDERYLVNADSAIIDNICKTLKCVASDIVNIKPLKDGLTNTSFSFDCLGKKYVYRHPGRGTENYIDRASEAASMEIAAKLKIDRTFVAMNKDEGWKISEFIPNAKQLDYDNWDDVAQAMDLLRRLHQSGEKTGHSFDQFEGIDDFREKLKARNRFEFDGLEELDETVSLLKKYLQNDPKQVVLCHGDSYSPNFLLNEVGEMSLIDWEYSGMGEPAGDLGTFIACSNYTVEDAEKVLELYLQKVPDKKTKRHYLAYVAVTSYYWFLWALFQESVGKPVGEFLYIWYRYTKQYGQLALDLYLEEN
- a CDS encoding ABC transporter ATP-binding protein, with translation MSMLKVENLSVHYGMIQAVRDVSFEVNEGEVVSLIGANGAGKTTILRTLSGLVRPSAGKIQFLGKEIQKLPAQKIVAGGLSQVPEGRHVFPGLTVMENLEMGAFLKKNREENQANLKKVFSRFPRLEERKNQDAATLSGGEQQMLAMGRALMSTPKLLLLDEPSMGLAPIFIQEIFDIIQDIQKQGTTVLLIEQNANKALAISDRGYVLETGKIVLSGTGKELAASDEVRKAYLGG
- a CDS encoding ABC transporter ATP-binding protein, with product MALLEVKQLTKHFGGLTAVGDVTLELNEGELVGLIGPNGAGKTTLFNLLTGVYEPSEGTVTLDGHLLNGKTPYKIASLGLSRTFQNIRLFKDLTVLENVLIAFSNHHKQHVLASFLRLPAFYKNEEELKSKALDLLKIFDLDGDADTLAKNLAYGQQRRLEIVRALATEPKILFLDEPAAGMNPQETAELTELIRRIKDEFKITIMLIEHDMNLVMEVTERIYVLEYGRLIAHGTPDEIKNNKRVIEAYLGGEA
- a CDS encoding branched-chain amino acid ABC transporter permease, with the translated sequence MKTNLKVNILWLFLLLAGYGLISVLVSAGVLNLFHVQILEQIGINIILAVGLNLIVGFSGQFSLGHAGFMAIGAYAAAIIGSKSPTYGAFFGAMALGALISGAVALLVGIPTLRLKGDYLAVATLGVSEIIRIFIINGGSLTNGAAGILGIPNFTNWQMVYLFVVITTIATLNFLRSPIGRSTLSVREDEIAAESVGVNTTKIKIIAFVFGAITASIAGSLQAGFIGSVVPKDYTFINSINVLIIVVFGGLGSITGTIVSAIVLGILNMLLQDVASVRMIIYALALVLVMIFRPGGLLGTWELSLSRFFKKSKKEGQN
- a CDS encoding branched-chain amino acid ABC transporter permease, which translates into the protein MLQQLVNGLILGSVYALLALGYTMVYGIIKLINFAHGDIYMMGAFIGYFLINSFQMDFFLALIISMAGTALLGVVIEFLAYRPLRHSTRIAVLITAIGVSFLLEYGMVYLVGANTRAFPQAIETVRFDLGPISLTNVQLMILAVSIFLMVLLQLIVQKTKMGKAMRAVSVDSDAAQLMGINVNRTISFTFALGSALAGAAGVLIALYYNSLEPLMGVTPGLKSFVAAVLGGIGIIPGAALGGFVIGLLETFATAFGMSDFRDAIVYGILLLILIVRPAGILGKNVKEKV
- a CDS encoding ABC transporter substrate-binding protein; amino-acid sequence: MKKKFALSFVALASVALLAACGEVKSGASNTTGNPVDEKTIKIGFNFEETGAVAAYGTAEQKGAQLAVDEINAAGGIDGKQIEVVDKDNKSETAEAASVTTNLVTQSKVAAIVGPATSGATAAAVPNATKAGVPLISPSATQDGLTKGQDYLFIGTFQDSFQGKIISNYVTNKLNAKKVILYTDNASDYAKGIAKSFREAYKGEIVADETFVAGDTDFQAALTKMKGKEFDAIVVPGYYTEAGKIVNQARGMGIDKPIVGGDGFNGEEFVQQATAERASNIYFISGFSTTVDVSAKAKAFLEAYRAKYNEEPSTFSALAYDSVYLVANAAKGAKNSGEIKDNLAKTKDFDGVTGQTSFDADHNTVKTAYMMTMNNGKVEEAEVVKP
- a CDS encoding DUF2129 domain-containing protein, which translates into the protein MFEKTNRSGLIIYLYYNRDAKKIQEYGDICYHSKKHRYLQLYVQTVELDDLVERLGKERYIKKIRRCHIQELETPFVGNLYRN
- the clpP gene encoding ATP-dependent Clp protease proteolytic subunit ClpP translates to MIPVVIEQTSRGERSYDIYSRLLKDRIIMLTGPVEDNMANSVIAQLLFLDAQDSTKDIYLYVNTPGGSVSAGLAIVDTMNFIKADVQTIVMGMAASMGTVIASSGAKGKRFMLPNAEYMIHQPMGGTGGGTQQTDMAIAAEHLLKTRKTLEQILADNSGKSVEQIHADAERDYWMSAQETLEYGFIDEIMANNSLS
- the upp gene encoding uracil phosphoribosyltransferase, which encodes MGKIEVINHPLIQHKLSILRRTDTSTKAFRELVDEIAMLMGYEVLRDLPLEDVEIETPITKTVQKQLAGKKLAIVPILRAGIGMVDGLLSLVPAAKVGHIGMYRDEETLQPVEYLVKLPEDIDQRQIFVVDPMLATGGSAILAVDSLKKRGASNIKFVCLVSAPEGVKALQEAHPDVEIFTAALDERLNEHGYIVPGLGDAGDRLFGTK
- a CDS encoding deoxycytidylate deaminase, with the translated sequence MTEKRLAWDEYFAAQALLIANRSTCKRAKVGAVLVKDNKVISTGYNGSVSGTEHCIDHDCLVIEGHCVRTLHAEVNAILQGAERGVPRGFTAYVTHFPCLNCTKQLLQVGCKRVVYINQYRMDDYAKYLYQEKGIELTYLPLETVQTALQEADLI
- a CDS encoding TetR/AcrR family transcriptional regulator, which codes for MSERKISEKSLENLRKSNQESNFLTREAIETALLQLLEKKDLAKISISELVKRAGVSRAAFYRNYDSKEEILESVFKRSVHNIMEQLSHYDVKTDLYLVWVHLFRAAKKEAKVIQLALDYHLEKIFVQAMQEFLEKYHGKSKGVSSYLHSFWSSAIVSVLLKWIKDGMKVPAEKIADLRLPFFKK
- a CDS encoding DegV family protein; this encodes MTWKIVADSGCDYRQLPTLAIDTEFVSVPLTIQVADQVFIDDANLDINHMMETMYATSEASKSACPSPDDYLRAFEGAKHIFVVTITGTLSGSHNSAQLAKNIYLEEHPDTQIHVIDSLSAGGEVDLIVEKINDLIDQGLSFEKIVEAITAYQEKTKLLFVLAKVDNLVKNGRLSKLIGTVVGLLNIRMVGEASNTGTLELLQKARGPKKSLQAAYEEVIKAGYAGGRIVMAHRSNEKFCQQLSERLQETFPQANIKIIPTSGLCSFYAEDGGLLMGYEIN